In the genome of Candidatus Pristimantibacillus lignocellulolyticus, the window TTTGCTAATAAACGAGTCATTCTTCATTTCGGTGCAGTGGATTATGAGGCAACAGTTTGGGTTAATGGTCATCAGGTGGCTTATCATGAAGGCGGTCACACGCCTTTTCATGCAGATATTACAGATGTTTTGCAAGAAAAAGATAATATAGTCGTAGTAAAGGTTATTGATTTCAGTCATGACGTGACACTGCCAAGAGGAAAGCAATATTGGTTATCTGATTCAGCAAGTATATTTTATACGCGCACTACGGGGATATGGCAGACTGTTTGGATGGAAGCAGTTTCTGAAGTTCATTTATCTAAAGTGAAATTTACGCCTCATATTGATTCAAACGAGATAGAAATGGATTTGTTTATCGATGGAATAGCAACATGGAGTCAATTAGAATTGCAGGTAGATATTTCTTTTAGTGGGGAAGCGATAGTATCGGATACATTTCAATTAAAACAGCAGCAATCCAAACGAAGAATTGGACTACATGATTTTAATGATCATGGACTAGGTCGTTGGTGGTCTCCGGAGAATCCTAATTTATATGATATTGCATTTACACTTGTGTTAGATGGCAAGGTAGTTGATCAGACGTCGAGCTATTTCGGAATGCGTAAAGTTTCTATCGACAATGGCTTATTGTGCATTAATAACAGACCATATCAAATGAAATTAGTACTTGATCAAGGTTATTTCCCAGATGGAAACTTAACACCTCCAAGTGACGATGCCATAAAGCGTGATATTGAATTGACAAAGGAAATGGGCTTTAATGGAGCACGTAAACACCAAAAAATTGAGGACCCTCGTTACTTGTATTGGTGTGACCGCATGGGGTTATTAGTATGGGGGGAGGCAGCAAATGCTTACCAATATTCTAATGAATATGTGCGGAAATTTACAAAGGAATGGCAGGAAGCGATAGATCGTGACTACAATCATCCTAGTTTAGTGGTTTGGGTACCTCTTAATGAGAGCTGGGGTGTGCCAAATATTAAAATAGATGTTTTACAACAGCAACATGCGATGTCCATGTATTATTTAACGAAATCACTTGATTCGACAAGACCTGTTATTTCTAATGATGGATGGGAAATGGTAGAAACTGATCTTTATAATATTCATGATTATGAATGGAGAGAAGAAGTGTTGCGAGCGCGTTATGCAACGGTTGATTCTACTATTACTGCTAGACCTGCAAATCGAGATTTATCAGTTGGAGGTCATACATATCGTAATCAACCGATACTAGTAACAGAGTTTGGTGGAATTGCATATAAGAAGAGTGAGTGGGAAGGCTGGGGTTATTCTGGCGCTAGTAACGAAGAAGACTTTATTCAGAAAGTAGAAGCAGTTATTAGGCCAATGCAAGATTCCAAAGTGGTTCAAGGTTATTGTTATACCCAATTAACTGATGTGGAACAGGAAATAAATGGTTTATTAACATATGATCGTCAACCTAAAGTTCCGCTTGAGATGATTCGTGCTA includes:
- a CDS encoding glycoside hydrolase family 2, encoding MTTYRMEYPRPQYVRQAWVNLNGEWSFEFDDANKGSQQRWELGRHKFTRVIQVPFAYQSQLSGIADPDFHDIVWYSRPLEIPKEFANKRVILHFGAVDYEATVWVNGHQVAYHEGGHTPFHADITDVLQEKDNIVVVKVIDFSHDVTLPRGKQYWLSDSASIFYTRTTGIWQTVWMEAVSEVHLSKVKFTPHIDSNEIEMDLFIDGIATWSQLELQVDISFSGEAIVSDTFQLKQQQSKRRIGLHDFNDHGLGRWWSPENPNLYDIAFTLVLDGKVVDQTSSYFGMRKVSIDNGLLCINNRPYQMKLVLDQGYFPDGNLTPPSDDAIKRDIELTKEMGFNGARKHQKIEDPRYLYWCDRMGLLVWGEAANAYQYSNEYVRKFTKEWQEAIDRDYNHPSLVVWVPLNESWGVPNIKIDVLQQQHAMSMYYLTKSLDSTRPVISNDGWEMVETDLYNIHDYEWREEVLRARYATVDSTITARPANRDLSVGGHTYRNQPILVTEFGGIAYKKSEWEGWGYSGASNEEDFIQKVEAVIRPMQDSKVVQGYCYTQLTDVEQEINGLLTYDRQPKVPLEMIRAINEGK